In the Theobroma cacao cultivar B97-61/B2 chromosome 1, Criollo_cocoa_genome_V2, whole genome shotgun sequence genome, one interval contains:
- the LOC18610798 gene encoding NAC domain-containing protein 37 isoform X1: MEILDKQTKWTECVSSAMRHSFCKCLKTPTDMMESMESCVPPGFRFHPTDEELVGYYLRKKVASQKIDLDVIRDIDLYRIEPWDLQERCRIGYEEQNEWYFFSHKDKKYPTGTRTNRATMAGFWKATGRDKAVYDKSKLIGMRKTLVFYKGRAPNGQKTDWIMHEYRLETDENGPPQEEGWVVCRAFKKRTNGNGQSKSIEGWDSSYFYDEPSGVSSVVDPIDYISRQPQSFLPQSFLCKQETEADNLNFIHSDQFVELPQLESPSLPLIKRPSSISLISENTSYEEEEQNRMCNTTKKVTDWRALDKFVASQLSQEDRYDGEGVPSFEANNNSDMALLLLQSSGREEGNKLNEFLNSSSDCDIGICIFDK, encoded by the exons ATGGAAATTCTCGACAAGCAGACAAAGTGGACAGAGTGCGTTTCATCAGCAATGAGACACAGCTTCTGCAAGTGCCTCAAGa CACCAACAGATATGATGGAGTCAATGGAGTCATGTGTCCCACCTGGGTTCCGGTTCCACCCCACAGACGAGGAGCTTGTTGGCTATTACCTGAGGAAGAAGGTTGCATCACAGAAGATTGATCTTGATGTTATCAGAGACATTGATCTCTACAGGATTGAACCATGGGATCTTCAAG AGAGATGCCGGATCGGATATGAGGAGCAAAACGAGTGGTATTTCTTCAGCCACAAAGATAAGAAGTACCCTACGGGGACGAGAACTAACAGGGCAACCATGGCTGGTTTTTGGAAAGCAACAGGTCGCGACAAGGCAGTGTACGATAAATCAAAGCTGATTGGCATGAGGAAGACTCTTGTTTTCTACAAAGGAAGAGCTCCGAATGGACAGAAAACTGACTGGATCATGCATGAATACAGGCTTGAAACCGACGAGAATGGTCCTCCACAG GAGGAGGGATGGGTTGTTTGTCGGGCGTTCAAGAAGAGAACCAATGGCAATGGCCAAAGCAAGAGCATCGAAGGGTGGGACTCGAGCTACTTCTACGATGAACCAAGTGGTGTCAGCTCCGTGGTTGATCCAATCGATTACATCTCGAGGCAACCCCAGAGCTTTTTACCCCAAAGTTTCTTGTGTAAGCAAGAAACAGAGGCAGATAATCTAAACTTCATCCACTCTGATCAGTTCGTAGAGCTTCCTCAGCTAGAGAGCCCATCTCTTCCATTAATAAAGCGGCCAAGCTCGATATCTCTAATATCAGAGAATACCAGCtatgaagaagaagagcagAACCGAATGTGCAACACCACCAAGAAAGTGACTGACTGGAGAGCCCTTGACAAGTTCGTTGCTTCCCAGCTGAGCCAAGAAGACAGATATGATGGCGAAGGGGTTCCAAGCTTTGAAGCCAATAATAACTCAGACATGGCATTGCTGTTATTACAGAGCAGTGGTAGAGAAGAAGGGAACAAGTTGAACGAGTTCTTGAATTCAAGTTCAGATTGTGATATTGGAATATGcatatttgataaataa
- the LOC18610801 gene encoding MADS-box transcription factor 27 produces the protein MARGKLIVKFIENEKARATTLRKRMKGLKKKAYEFSILCDVKVCMIIFEPKLKGSPAKVEVWPSDPVQVKSIVDEYKIKVASDAQKKIFSLCDFFNVRMREVQDEVAQVRKANFKAKFQTWDDRIDDFSPEQIASFLTKLDLNLEVVKKKITMMKGDDWNHMLSAKSRIVGGFNTQSTLNPSDDIPASFHPKNLSHSDNHIQAHAPVKILNHLDRVQAFALKNLDFGVSREQPPVPAEPLNIQLPSHSPADEALVKLSLSLNPMENSMNPIDKSLRMSMMNHLDFRLQSGVASSSSKIPNKVLYNPPPSLSVCHDPRIAMPSNVMFNSPTIPVHHDPRTAMQNNVMFKDPWAFQTRFYVPSMQPEAAHSRQQLMMPLMFPQMHPFQFADFHLDINEYEMKSKKQRL, from the coding sequence ATGGCTCGAGGAAAACTGATCGTGAAATTTATAGAGAATGAGAAGGCTCGAGCTACAACACTTAGGAAGCGAATGAAAGGATTGAAAAAGAAGGCGTACGAGTTCTCCATCCTTTGCGACGTGAAGGTATGTATGATCATTTTTGAACCCAAGTTGAAGGGCAGCCCCGCCAAGGTTGAAGTTTGGCCCTCAGATCCTGTTCAGGTTAAGAGCATCGTCGACGAATACAAGATTAAGGTTGCTTCGGATGCGCAAAAGAAAATCTTTAGCTTATGTGATTTTTTCAACGTACGCATGAGAGAGGTTCAGGATGAGGTAGCCCAAGTACGCAAAGCAAATTTCAAAGCCAAGTTTCAAACATGGGATGATCGTATCGACGATTTCTCCCCCGAACAAATTGCATCTTTTCTTACGAAACTTGATTTGAACCTTGAAGTTGTGAAGAAGAAGATCACGATGATGAAGGGAGATGACTGGAATCATATGCTATCTGCTAAATCGAGGATTGTAGGTGGTTTCAATACCCAATCAACGCTAAACCCTTCTGATGACATCCCTGCATCCTTTCATCCTAAGAATCTAAGCCATTCTGATAATCACATTCAAGCTCATGCCCCTGTAAAGATTCTAAACCATCTTGATCGCGTTCAAGCCTTTGCTCTAAAGAACTTGGATTTTGGAGTAAGCAGGGAGCAGCCTCCTGTCCCTGCAGAACCTCTCAACATACAACTACCTTCGCATTCACCTGCTGATGAGGCTTTGGTAAAGCTTTCCCTCAGCCTGAATCCCATGGAAAATTCGATGAATCCTATTGATAAATCGCTAAGGATGTCGATGATGAATCATCTTGATTTCAGACTTCAATCAGGGGTTGCCTCTAGTAGCAGCAAGATACCGAACAAGGTGCTGTACAATCCCCCGCCTTCGCTTTCTGTTTGTCACGATCCGAGAATCGCCATGCCAAGCAATGTAATGTTCAATTCACCCACAATTCCAGTTCATCATGATCCAAGGACAGCCATGCAAAACAACGTGATGTTCAAGGACCCTTGGGCATTCCAAACTCGCTTCTACGTTCCATCCATGCAACCAGAAGCTGCTCACAGTCGGCAACAGCTGATGATGCCGCTTATGTTTCCTCAAATGCATCCCTTTCAGTTCGCTGATTTCCACCTTGACATCAATGAATATGAGATGAAAAGCAAGAAACAAAGGCTTTAG
- the LOC18610798 gene encoding NAC domain-containing protein 37 isoform X2 → MMESMESCVPPGFRFHPTDEELVGYYLRKKVASQKIDLDVIRDIDLYRIEPWDLQERCRIGYEEQNEWYFFSHKDKKYPTGTRTNRATMAGFWKATGRDKAVYDKSKLIGMRKTLVFYKGRAPNGQKTDWIMHEYRLETDENGPPQEEGWVVCRAFKKRTNGNGQSKSIEGWDSSYFYDEPSGVSSVVDPIDYISRQPQSFLPQSFLCKQETEADNLNFIHSDQFVELPQLESPSLPLIKRPSSISLISENTSYEEEEQNRMCNTTKKVTDWRALDKFVASQLSQEDRYDGEGVPSFEANNNSDMALLLLQSSGREEGNKLNEFLNSSSDCDIGICIFDK, encoded by the exons ATGATGGAGTCAATGGAGTCATGTGTCCCACCTGGGTTCCGGTTCCACCCCACAGACGAGGAGCTTGTTGGCTATTACCTGAGGAAGAAGGTTGCATCACAGAAGATTGATCTTGATGTTATCAGAGACATTGATCTCTACAGGATTGAACCATGGGATCTTCAAG AGAGATGCCGGATCGGATATGAGGAGCAAAACGAGTGGTATTTCTTCAGCCACAAAGATAAGAAGTACCCTACGGGGACGAGAACTAACAGGGCAACCATGGCTGGTTTTTGGAAAGCAACAGGTCGCGACAAGGCAGTGTACGATAAATCAAAGCTGATTGGCATGAGGAAGACTCTTGTTTTCTACAAAGGAAGAGCTCCGAATGGACAGAAAACTGACTGGATCATGCATGAATACAGGCTTGAAACCGACGAGAATGGTCCTCCACAG GAGGAGGGATGGGTTGTTTGTCGGGCGTTCAAGAAGAGAACCAATGGCAATGGCCAAAGCAAGAGCATCGAAGGGTGGGACTCGAGCTACTTCTACGATGAACCAAGTGGTGTCAGCTCCGTGGTTGATCCAATCGATTACATCTCGAGGCAACCCCAGAGCTTTTTACCCCAAAGTTTCTTGTGTAAGCAAGAAACAGAGGCAGATAATCTAAACTTCATCCACTCTGATCAGTTCGTAGAGCTTCCTCAGCTAGAGAGCCCATCTCTTCCATTAATAAAGCGGCCAAGCTCGATATCTCTAATATCAGAGAATACCAGCtatgaagaagaagagcagAACCGAATGTGCAACACCACCAAGAAAGTGACTGACTGGAGAGCCCTTGACAAGTTCGTTGCTTCCCAGCTGAGCCAAGAAGACAGATATGATGGCGAAGGGGTTCCAAGCTTTGAAGCCAATAATAACTCAGACATGGCATTGCTGTTATTACAGAGCAGTGGTAGAGAAGAAGGGAACAAGTTGAACGAGTTCTTGAATTCAAGTTCAGATTGTGATATTGGAATATGcatatttgataaataa
- the LOC18610802 gene encoding probable LRR receptor-like serine/threonine-protein kinase At4g36180 gives MAKGLSFLLSLLLCLPFLSQGEKNQAEIQSLTSFKLNLHDPLGALNGWDPSTPAAPCDWHGVACTNNRVTELRLPHLQLSGRLSDRLSDLKFLTKLSLRSNSFNGTIPSTLSQCKLLRAVFLQYNSLSGTLPSEISNLTDLTILNVAQNHLSGEISGDLPQNIKYLDLSSNSFSGSIPRSIANLSQLQLINLSYNQFSGAIPASFGELQQLQYLWLDYNLLEGTLPSALANCCSLIHFSAEANALGGVIPAAIGALPKLQVVSLSHNNLSGTVPASLFCNVTAYPPSVRIVQLGFNLFTNVVGPASGICYSVLQVLDLSGNQIGGGFPLWLTGVTTLTMLDVSGNLLSGEVPVQIGNLSRLEELKMANNSFTGVIPVEIKQCGSLHVLDLEGNRFSGEIPGFLGGMTGLKVLSLGGNLFSGSVPGSLRNLTALETLNLGHNKLSGSLPEEIMGLSNLSTLDISGNKFSGEIPASIGNLSRVAVLNLSANVFSGKMPASLGNLFKLTTLDLSKQNLSAELPFELSGLPNLQVIALQENMLSGDVPEGFSSLMSLRYVNLSSNSFSGHIPENFGFLRSLVVLSLSNNHITGVIPPELGNCTELEALELGSNSLTGHIPADLSRLSKLNVLELDGNNLTGEIPYEISKCLSLTTLLLDANQLSGSIPDSLSKLSNLTMLDLSSNNLSGEIPANLSLLSGLVYFNVSRNSLAGEIPVTLGSRFNSPSAFADNQDLCGKPLHRCEDIAEKNRRKRLILLIVAVVCAAFLLSFCCCFYVFSLLRWRKRLKEAAGEKKRSPARASSGASGGRGSTDNGGPKLVMFNNKITLAETIEATRQFAEENVLSRTRYGLVFKACYSDGMVLSVRRLPDGSLDENMFRKEAEFLGKVKHRNLTVLRGYYAGPPDLRLLVYDYMPNGNLATLLQEASHQDGHVLNWPMRHLIALGIARGLAFLHTSNMVHGDVKPQNVLFDADFEAHLSDFGLDRLTLATPAEASTSTSVGTLGYVSPEAVLTGEATKESDVYSFGIVLLELLTGKRPVMFTQDEDIVKWVKKQLQRGQITELLEPGLLELDPESSEWEEFLLGVKVGLLCTAPDPLDRPTMSDIVFMLEGCRVGPDIPSSADPTSQPSPA, from the coding sequence ATGGCTAAAGGTCTCAGCTTCCTCCTTTCTTTGCTTCTTTGCTTGCCATTCTTGTCACAAGGCGAGAAGAACCAGGCTGAGATCCAATCATTAACATCTTTCAAGCTCAATCTCCATGACCCACTTGGAGCTTTAAACGGATGGGATCCATCAACACCTGCAGCTCCATGCGACTGGCATGGAGTTGCATGTACCAACAACCGAGTGACCGAGCTACGTCTACCTCACCTCCAACTCAGTGGTCGACTCAGTGACCGTCTCTCTGACCTTAAGTTTCTTACCAAACTCAGCCTCCGTTCCAACTCCTTCAACGGCACCATTCCTTCCACTCTCTCCCAATGCAAGCTTCTACGCGCTGTTTTCTTGCAGTACAACTCGCTATCCGGAACATTACCGTCCGAGATAAGTAATCTCACTGATTTAACCATTTTAAATGTAGCTCAAAACCATTTATCCGGCGAAATCTCCGGAGATCTCCCACAAAATATCAAGTATCTTGATCTTTCTTCAAACTCATTTTCTGGTTCGATTCCTAGAAGCATTGCTAATTTATCACAGCTTCAACTTATTAATCTTTCGTATAACCAGTTTTCCGGTGCGATTCCCGCTAGCTTTGGTGAGCTTCAGCAGCTTCAGTATCTCTGGCTTGATTATAATCTTTTAGAAGGGACTTTACCTTCAGCTTTAGCCAACTGCTGTTCACTTATTCATTTTAGTGCTGAGGCCAATGCGCTTGGTGGGGTTATCCCTGCAGCTATTGGAGCTCTTCCTAAGCTTCAAGTTGTTTCACTTTCTCATAACAATCTCTCAGGAACAGTGCCGGCTTCTTTGTTCTGTAATGTGACTGCTTATCCGCCTTCCGTTCGGATTGTTCAGTTGGGGTTTAATTTGTTTACGAATGTTGTTGGTCCTGCATCGGGGATATGTTATAGTGTTTTACAAGTTTTGGATCTTTCTGGGAATCAGATTGGTGGGGGTTTTCCCTTGTGGTTAACGGGTGTGACAACGTTGACAATGTTGGATGTTTCTGGGAATTTGTTGTCAGGTGAGGTTCCAGTTCAGATTGGGAATTTGTCTAGATTGGAGGAGCTGAAAATGGCCAATAATTCTTTCACTGGGGTGATTCCTGTTGAGATTAAGCAATGTGGTTCATTGCATGTTCTTGATCTTGAAGGAAATCGTTTTTCTGGTGAAATTCCTGGTTTTTTAGGTGGTATGACTGGTTTGAAAGTGCTCTCTCTTGGGGGAAATCTGTTTTCAGGTTCAGTACCGGGGAGTCTTCGGAATCTTACTGCACTTGAAACCTTAAATTTGGGACATAATAAGTTAAGTGGAAGCTTGCCAGAGGAGATAATGGGATTGAGCAATTTGAGTACGTTGGACATAAGTGGGAACAAGTTTTCCGGTGAGATTCCTGCAAGTATTGGGAACCTTAGTAGGGTTGCGGTTTTGAATCTAAGTGCTAATGTGTTTTCAGGGAAGATGCCGGCAAGTTTGGGCAATTTGTTCAAGCTAACTACTCTTGATTTAAGCAAGCAGAACCTCTCCGCTGAGTTGCCATTTGAGCTCTCAGGTTTACCAAATCTGCAAGTCATTGCTTTGCAAGAAAATATGTTATCCGGGGATGTTCCTGAAGGGTTTAGTAGTTTAATGAGTTTGCGCTATGTAAATCTCAGTTCCAATTCTTTTTCTGGTCATATACCGGAAAATTTTGGCTTTCTTCGTTCATTAGTAGTTCTTTCATTGTCTAATAATCACATAACTGGAGTGATCCCACCAGAGCTTGGAAACTGCACTGAGCTTGAAGCTCTTGAGCTTGGATCAAATTCTTTGACAGGTCACATTCCTGCTGATCTCTCTCGCCTTTCAAAGTTAAACGTACTAGAATTGGATGGTAACAACTTAACCGGAGAAATCCCATACGAAATCTCCAAATGCTTGTCATTGACCACTTTGTTACTAGATGCTAATCAGCTTTCTGGAAGCATACCAGATTCTCTGTCCAAGTTATCAAATCTCACAATGCTGGATCTTTCTTCTAATAACTTGAGTGGAGAGATTCCTGCTAATCTCAGTCTTCTTTCTGGATTGGTCTACTTTAATGTCTCAAGGAACTCCTTAGCAGGAGAGATTCCAGTTACTCTGGGTTCAAGATTTAACAGTCCATCTGCGTTTGCAGATAATCAAGACTTATGTGGAAAGCCATTGCATAGGTGTGAGGATATAGCTGAAAAGAACAGAAGGAAAAGGTTGATCCTTTTGATTGTGGCGGTTGTGTGTGCTGCTTTTCTCTTGTCATTCTGTTGTTGCTTCTATGTATTCAGCCTATTGAGATGGCGCAAGAGGCTTAAAGAAGCCGCTGGGGAGAAGAAACGGAGCCCTGCAAGGGCTAGTTCTGGAGCAAGTGGAGGTCGTGGCAGCACAGATAATGGAGGGCCAAAGCTTGTTATGTTCAATAACAAGATCACACTAGCAGAAACAATTGAAGCAACTAGGCAATTTGCTGAAGAGAATGTGCTTAGCAGAACCCGGTATGGGTTAGTCTTCAAGGCTTGTTACAGTGATGGAATGGTGCTCTCTGTTCGCCGCCTACCAGATGGATCACTTGATGAGAACATGTTTAGAAAAGAAGCTGAATTTCTAGGCAAAGTGAAGCACCGGAACTTAACAGTTCTCCGTGGCTACTATGCAGGGCCACCTGACTTAAGGCTCCTGGTATATGATTACATGCCTAACGGCAACCTTGCAACACTCCTGCAAGAGGCATCCCACCAAGATGGTCACGTACTCAATTGGCCTATGCGCCACCTAATTGCTCTTGGCATTGCCCGCGGTTTAGCCTTTCTGCACACATCCAACATGGTCCATGGAGATGTCAAGCCCCAAAACGTTCTATTTGATGCTGATTTTGAAGCACATTTGTCAGATTTCGGCTTGGATCGTCTCACGCTTGCAACTCCAGCTGAAGCTTCCACTTCAACTTCAGTTGGCACATTGGGTTATGTATCCCCAGAAGCAGTTCTAACAGGGGAAGCCACCAAAGAATCAGATGTCTACAGCTTTGGCATCGTCCTGCTTGAACTACTCACAGGAAAGAGACCAGTCATGTTCACACAGGATGAAGACATTGTGAAATGGGTCAAGAAGCAGCTTCAAAGAGGCCAAATCACTGAACTTCTCGAACCAGGTCTTCTTGAGCTGGACCCTGAATCATCCGAATGGGAAGAATTCCTTCTAGGAGTCAAAGTTGGGTTACTTTGCACAGCTCCAGATCCTCTTGATCGACCAACCATGTCCGACATTGTGTTCATGCTTGAAGGTTGTCGTGTGGGCCCTGATATTCCCTCCTCAGCGGATCCCACCTCTCAACCTTCACCGGCATAA
- the LOC18610799 gene encoding polyprenol reductase 2, which translates to MEVVGVLVEAFSLRSMDTIKTCFIWLLRAGWVAGTLPILIASLPSSRLGSFHTLLLGFAKRGKIMPSSSHKYTVPQSFFLHFYLLAVVWTTVLLMGIWWFAYEVAPLSVESLSYSAAASHLTGGFHVFSLHKSWFASAEDRFNVWKSVFLLLLMEIHVLRRLYETLFVFNYSSSARMHIFGYFTGICFYIAAPLSLCTFCALEVVNFAADQVAEFKVEGQEMLSFTDFDLWGYVKPITRLGWCQWAGAAIFAWGWFHQYCCHAILGSLRGHRDQTVEYEIPRGDWFNIVSSPHYLAEMIIYVGLLVASGGTDFTIWLLLGFVVANLAFAAAETHRWYLQKFEDYPPDRWAVLPFVY; encoded by the exons ATGGAAGTGGTTGGAGTTTTGGTCGAAGCTTTTTCTTTGCGGTCAATGGACACCATCAAAACATGCTTTATTTGGCTTCTTAGGGCGGGATGGGTAGCCGGGACTCTTCCTATCCTCATCGCTTCACTCCCTTCTTCACGTCTCGGTTCATTTCATACCCTTTTACTTGGATTTGCCAAGAGGGGAAAGATTATGCCATCTTCATCCCAT AAGTACACAGTTCCTCAGAGTTTCTTTCTACACTTTTATTTGTTGGCTGTGGTTTGGACAACAGTGTTGTTAATGGGAATTTGGTGGTTTGCATACGAAGTTGCTCCTTTAAGTGTTGAGTCATTGAGCTACTCTGCTGCTGCTAGTCACTTAACTGGAGGGTTTCATGTTTTTTCCTTGCACAAGTCTTGGTTTGCCTCGGCTGAAGACAGATTCAATGTTTGGAAGTCTGTGTTCTTGCTGTTGTTGATGGAAATTCATGTCCTGAGGCGCCTTTATGAGACGCTTTTTGTTTTCAACTACAGCTCATCTGCTCGAATGCACATTTTTGGATACTTCACTGGCATTTG TTTTTATATAGCAGCACCTTTGTCACTCTGTACATTTTGTGCACTAGAGGTCGTTAATTTTGCAGCTGATCAAGTGGCTGAATTTAAGGTCGAAGGGCAAGAAATGCTGTCATTTACAGATTTTGATTTGTGGGGATATGTCAAGCCTATCACAAGGCTTGGATGGTGCCAATGGGCTGGTGCTGCTATATTTGCTTGGGGATGGTTCCATCAATATTGTTGTCATGCAATTCTT GGTTCACTTAGAGGACATAGAGATCAAACAGTTGAATATGAGATTCCACGTGGTGATTGGTTCAACATCGTCTCAAGTCCACACTATCTGGCTGAGATG ATAATATATGTCGGTCTGTTGGTTGCAAGTGGAGGAACTGACTTCACTATATGGCTACTCCTTGGATTTGTG GTGGCTAATCTTGCATTTGCTGCAGCAGAAACTCACCGGTGGTACCTCCAGAAGTTTGAGGACTATCCACCTGACCGGTGGGCCGTTCTTCCATTTGTTTATTAG
- the LOC18610800 gene encoding V-type proton ATPase 16 kDa proteolipid subunit: protein MSSTFSGDETAPFFGFLGAAAALVFSCMGAAYGTAKSGVGVASMGVMRPELVMKSIVPVVMAGVLGIYGLIIAVIISTGINPKAKSYYLFDGYAHLSSGLACGLAGLSAGMAIGIVGDAGVRANAQQPKLFVGMILILIFAEALALYGLIVGIILSSRAGQSRAE from the exons ATGTCGTCCACGTTCAGCGGCGATGAAACTGCACCCTTCTTCGGCTTCCTCGGCGCTGCTGCTGCCCTCGTTTTCTCCT gTATGGGAGCTGCGTACGGGACGGCGAAGAGCGGTGTTGGAGTGGCGTCGATGGGAGTGATGAGGCCAGAGCTGGTAATGAAATCGATCGTCCCCGTTGTTATGGCTGGAGTTTTAGGTATTTATGGGTTGATTATTGCGGTTATTATAAGCACTGGGATTAACCCGAAGGCCAAATCTTACTACCTTTTCGATGGCTATGCTCATCTTTCCTCTGGTCTCGCTTGTGGCCTCGCTGGTCTCTCTGCGGGCATGGCCATCGGAATCGTCGGCGATGCTGGCGTCAG GGCCAACGCCCAACAGCCAAAGCTTTTCGTAGGAATGATTCTAATTCTCATTTTTGCCGAGGCTTTGGCTCTGTATGGACTCATTGTCGGTATCATCCTCTCTTCCCGAGCTGGTCAGTCCCGAGCAGAATAG